GCTATCCAGGGTTTCTCGGCGGCCTGCATCATGCCAGCGTCCATGGCGTTGGTGAAGTCCTACTGGGATGGCCCGGCCCGTCAACGTGCAGTATCGATGTGGTCTATCGGTAGCTGGGGCGGTTCTGGACTTGCTGCTCTCTTTGGTGGCTTCGTTGTTCAGTACGTCGGTTGGAGGGGCATTTTCGCTGCCTCCATCGTCATCTCGGTGATCGCCTTTGTGATGATCTGGGGAACTCCCGAAAACAAGGTTGCCAGCACTGGCCGTCGTGCGGCCTTCGACATCGTCGGCCTCATCTTGTTCATTGTCGGCACTTTGTCTCTCATGATCGTGCTGCTCTTCGGTAAGAAGCTCGGTTGGGGCAGCCCGACTGTTTTGGGACTTGCGGTTCTTGCTGTCTTGGCGTGGGGCACATTCGTCTTTGTTGAGCGTGGCAAAGCCAATCCGTTTATTGATTTCACGCTCTTCAAAAACACCACTTTCACCGGTGCCACGCTCAGTAACTTCTTGCTTAATGCCACGATCGGCATGCTCATCGTCAGCCAGCAGCTCATTCAGCTTGCTGGTCGCAAAGCTGATGGGTCTGCTTACACCGCATGGGATGCTGGCCTGCTGACAATTGGTTATGCCGTGTTCATCATTGCGTTCATCCGCGTTGGTGAAAAGCTGCTGCAGCGTTTCGGACCTCGTAAACCGATGCTGTGGGGCACCCTCATCGTCATCACGGCCTGCCTGTTGCTCATGATGACGCACCTGCTCATCGGCCAGTACGTAGTTATGGCGATCATCGCTTACTGCCTCTTCGGTTTTGGTCTGGCGTTTTATGCCACGCCTTCGACTGACGCTGCTTTGTCTAACCTTCCTGCTGCGCAGGCCGGTTCGGGTGCTGGTATTTACAAGATGGCCTCTAGCCTCGGTGGCGCTATCGGCGCGGCAATTTCTTTGGCAGTTTTCACCGCTATGGCCAGCGTGCCTGCGGACATTGTTGGCAATGTGCTTCACATGCAGGGCCGTGTGGACAACATTGGGCTGCGCCAGGCGGGCATGATCGCGCTGGGAGTCAACCTGGTCTTCTTGCTCCTTGCGATCATCGCGATTGTGATGAC
This region of Dermatophilus congolensis genomic DNA includes:
- a CDS encoding MFS transporter, yielding MNATDTTPPVGYQGTEKLLWGIVLAVITFWLFAGTAGTVAPAIMADVNAGGKQYVDASSMNLAVSITALFSGLFIVLMGGTADKVGRVKITQVGIIAGIIGSALLLFSSGPLALPLLLTGRAIQGFSAACIMPASMALVKSYWDGPARQRAVSMWSIGSWGGSGLAALFGGFVVQYVGWRGIFAASIVISVIAFVMIWGTPENKVASTGRRAAFDIVGLILFIVGTLSLMIVLLFGKKLGWGSPTVLGLAVLAVLAWGTFVFVERGKANPFIDFTLFKNTTFTGATLSNFLLNATIGMLIVSQQLIQLAGRKADGSAYTAWDAGLLTIGYAVFIIAFIRVGEKLLQRFGPRKPMLWGTLIVITACLLLMMTHLLIGQYVVMAIIAYCLFGFGLAFYATPSTDAALSNLPAAQAGSGAGIYKMASSLGGAIGAAISLAVFTAMASVPADIVGNVLHMQGRVDNIGLRQAGMIALGVNLVFLLLAIIAIVMTVPKGMGRKEASKPEGTPAPAAQHTLDEEKAVVLGRLAELPLATLKDLEGRAYKE